A portion of the Terriglobia bacterium genome contains these proteins:
- a CDS encoding PQQ-like beta-propeller repeat protein, whose product MTIVQTDEPTPQKPLRLWPGVVAVVLQWLIRFVVPIVVPGAVVFAVLGGLFGGLAIAVWWVFLSRAPWSERLGAIIVMIAALFATSRILHESIARGAQGMLFVVLAIPVLSLAFVAWAVASRRLSDGPRRAAMVATILLASGGWALVRTGGMTGNFDNDLMWRWAKTPEERLLAQAADEQAARPAAPAVLPATPAVLPATPAVLPATPAVLPVAPAAADTGADWPGFRGPHRDGIIPGVRIETDWSASPPVALWRRPIGPGWSSFAVHGDLLYTQEQRGGDEVVACYNVTTGKPVWKHRDAARFWESNGGAGPRATPTLSNGRVYTFGATGILNVLDARDGAVVWSRNAASDTGTKVPGWGFASSPLVVDDVVIVAAEGRLAAYDLATGNPRWVGPAGGAGYSSPHLLTIDGVAQVLLASGASAISFAPADGTRLWEYSLPPSVPIVQPALTADGDILISTGGANGGNGICRIAVAHGSGGWTVEERWTSIGLKPYFNDFVVHKGHAFGFDGSILACIDLKDGTRKWKGGRYGNGQLVLLPDQDLLLVLSEEGELALVAAAPDRFTELAQFPAIEGKTWNHPVLVGDVLLVRNGQEMAAFRLSLARR is encoded by the coding sequence ATGACCATCGTGCAGACCGACGAACCGACTCCTCAGAAGCCGCTCCGGCTGTGGCCCGGCGTGGTCGCCGTGGTGCTGCAGTGGCTCATCAGGTTTGTTGTCCCCATCGTCGTGCCCGGGGCCGTTGTTTTCGCGGTGCTTGGCGGACTTTTCGGCGGATTGGCTATCGCCGTGTGGTGGGTGTTCCTCAGCCGGGCGCCTTGGTCCGAGCGCTTGGGCGCCATCATCGTGATGATAGCCGCTCTGTTCGCGACATCGCGCATCCTCCACGAGTCTATTGCGAGGGGGGCGCAGGGGATGTTGTTCGTCGTCCTCGCTATCCCGGTCCTGAGCCTCGCCTTCGTCGCGTGGGCGGTGGCCAGCCGCCGCCTCTCGGACGGACCTCGGCGCGCGGCGATGGTCGCGACCATCCTGCTTGCGAGCGGAGGGTGGGCGCTTGTCCGGACCGGTGGGATGACCGGCAACTTCGATAACGATTTGATGTGGCGGTGGGCGAAGACTCCCGAGGAACGCCTCTTGGCCCAAGCCGCCGACGAGCAGGCGGCGCGCCCGGCGGCTCCGGCAGTGCTCCCGGCGACTCCGGCAGTGCTCCCGGCGACTCCGGCAGTGCTCCCGGCGACTCCGGCAGTGCTCCCTGTGGCTCCGGCAGCAGCGGACACAGGTGCCGACTGGCCCGGCTTTCGCGGACCCCATCGCGACGGCATCATCCCCGGCGTGCGGATCGAGACCGACTGGTCTGCGTCGCCGCCGGTCGCGCTATGGCGCCGGCCGATCGGACCGGGTTGGTCGTCCTTCGCGGTCCACGGCGACCTCCTCTACACGCAGGAGCAGCGCGGTGGCGACGAGGTTGTCGCCTGCTACAACGTGACCACCGGCAAGCCGGTGTGGAAACACCGCGACGCGGCCCGGTTCTGGGAGTCGAATGGCGGCGCCGGTCCGCGCGCGACACCGACCCTCAGCAACGGTCGCGTATACACATTTGGTGCGACCGGAATCCTGAACGTGCTCGACGCTCGTGACGGCGCCGTCGTGTGGTCGCGCAACGCGGCGTCCGACACCGGCACGAAGGTCCCGGGCTGGGGCTTCGCGAGCTCGCCCCTGGTGGTCGACGACGTCGTCATCGTCGCCGCCGAGGGCCGACTCGCCGCATACGACCTCGCCACCGGTAATCCGCGCTGGGTCGGCCCGGCCGGCGGCGCTGGCTACAGCTCGCCGCATCTATTGACGATCGACGGAGTCGCGCAGGTCCTACTGGCCAGCGGAGCCAGCGCAATCAGCTTCGCGCCTGCCGACGGCACGCGGCTTTGGGAGTACTCTTTGCCGCCAAGCGTCCCCATCGTGCAGCCGGCCCTGACCGCGGACGGCGACATCCTGATCAGCACCGGCGGAGCCAACGGAGGAAACGGCATCTGCCGGATTGCAGTCGCGCACGGATCCGGCGGATGGACCGTCGAGGAACGCTGGACGTCGATCGGGCTGAAGCCTTACTTCAACGACTTCGTAGTTCACAAAGGCCATGCCTTCGGCTTCGACGGAAGCATCCTCGCGTGCATCGACCTCAAGGATGGCACGCGCAAGTGGAAGGGCGGACGGTACGGCAACGGCCAACTCGTCCTGTTGCCCGACCAAGACTTACTGCTGGTGCTGTCGGAGGAAGGCGAGCTGGCGTTGGTCGCGGCGGCCCCCGATCGGTTCACGGAGCTCGCACAGTTCCCGGCGATCGAAGGCAAGACCTGGAACCACCCGGTGCTGGTCGGCGACGTCCTGCTGGTTCGCAACGGCCAGGAGATGGCCGCATTCCGGCTGTCCCTCGCGCGCCGCTGA
- a CDS encoding ABC transporter permease — MRPSRSESSFDRELEFHLQMEIEENLRRGMGPEEARRHAHIALGGLDQTKEACRETRGIRWLDEIGRDLGYGIRMLRRSPGFTIAAVLTLALGIGANSVIFSVVYGVLLRPLPYRNPERLVALPGAPVYINGNGLTPENLLDWKDQIHTIEQLALYNTMVVGINLISAGAPERIDVTEVSANFFTTLGVQPGLGRMFLAEEGRSGRNAVVVVSHGLWLRRFGSDPNLIGQAVSLNGKSFTVIGVAPRGFSFPEGADLWLPVAGSAARVLRGATKYQVIGRLRPDSSLEQARAELAAFWEARMEALKREHPGRTYVSSTSSVVPFQDQLVKTVRKGLLVLFGAVGFVLLIACANVTSLLLARAGERQREIAIRAALGAGRFRVVRQLLTESLLLGAAGCAFGILVASYGLRFFILSAPTEIPRLTEIHLDIWMLGFALGLSMLTGILTGLAPALNATRINLNAAFKGGSPWGVGSRSGNLRHHLVVAEVALALILMVGAGLLIKSLLRLVQAGTGFNPQNVLSMAIDLPRSAYPQPSQRTAFYQRLLERMEKLPGVVHAAATSNLPLGKTSAYFLVLFNAEGKPAAKNFSDRFAGEFTVSADYFRAMGITLIRGRPFTRMDVEGAAPILIINQTMARRLWPDEDPIGRRMTVASETAPREIIGVVSDIRNWGLEQEPQMEIYQPGLSSLSAVAIRTSSDPLALVEVLRKEVRAIDKNLPLYDVMTMEQRLSKSMAQRRFMLIMLVLFAGAALVLAAIGVYGVMAFAVSQRIHEIGVRIALGAQRKDVLHLVMQKGSLLILLGVAIGLAVALVMTRVMVSLLYGVRANDAETFIAIAVLLIVVALTAAYLPARRATRIDPIKALRCE, encoded by the coding sequence ATGCGACCTTCAAGATCGGAGTCCTCATTCGATCGGGAACTGGAATTTCACCTGCAAATGGAGATCGAGGAAAACCTCAGGCGCGGGATGGGCCCCGAGGAAGCGCGGCGGCATGCTCATATCGCACTTGGTGGATTGGACCAGACAAAGGAGGCATGCCGCGAGACGCGCGGGATACGATGGCTCGACGAGATCGGGCGAGACCTTGGTTACGGCATCCGAATGCTGCGCCGCAGCCCGGGATTCACGATTGCCGCAGTCCTAACCCTCGCCCTTGGAATCGGCGCGAACAGTGTGATATTCAGCGTGGTTTATGGAGTTCTCCTTCGACCCCTTCCTTACCGGAACCCGGAACGCCTGGTGGCCCTTCCTGGGGCTCCGGTGTATATAAACGGCAATGGGCTCACTCCTGAGAATCTTCTGGACTGGAAAGATCAGATCCACACGATTGAGCAGTTGGCCCTCTATAATACCATGGTCGTTGGGATTAACCTCATCTCTGCAGGAGCGCCTGAGCGGATCGATGTGACGGAGGTCTCGGCAAATTTTTTCACCACACTCGGGGTTCAACCTGGGCTCGGCAGAATGTTCCTTGCTGAGGAAGGTCGGTCGGGCAGGAATGCCGTCGTGGTCGTGAGTCACGGTCTCTGGCTACGGCGTTTTGGCTCTGATCCGAATCTCATTGGGCAGGCCGTCTCACTGAATGGGAAGAGCTTCACAGTGATCGGCGTGGCGCCACGAGGATTCTCATTTCCGGAGGGCGCGGATCTCTGGCTCCCTGTGGCAGGATCCGCTGCGCGTGTCCTGAGAGGGGCCACGAAATACCAGGTCATAGGCCGCCTACGTCCGGATTCGTCACTTGAACAAGCGCGCGCTGAGTTGGCCGCATTTTGGGAAGCAAGGATGGAGGCATTGAAGCGCGAGCACCCGGGACGCACATACGTCTCATCCACATCGTCAGTAGTGCCATTCCAGGATCAGCTGGTGAAGACGGTTCGAAAAGGTCTCCTGGTATTGTTCGGAGCTGTCGGCTTTGTGTTGCTCATCGCATGCGCCAATGTCACCAGCCTGCTACTCGCGCGCGCGGGGGAAAGGCAGAGAGAAATCGCGATTCGGGCAGCTCTTGGCGCAGGCCGATTCCGCGTGGTCCGGCAGTTGCTGACGGAAAGCTTGCTGCTGGGGGCAGCCGGGTGCGCTTTCGGGATCCTTGTAGCCAGCTACGGACTGAGGTTTTTCATCTTGTCCGCGCCAACGGAAATACCGAGGCTCACCGAGATTCATTTGGATATCTGGATGCTGGGGTTCGCACTGGGACTCTCGATGCTCACAGGGATCCTGACCGGGTTAGCGCCCGCTCTGAATGCGACTCGAATCAACCTCAACGCAGCTTTTAAAGGAGGCAGTCCTTGGGGAGTGGGATCGAGATCCGGCAACCTTCGACACCATCTCGTCGTCGCTGAGGTTGCGCTCGCGCTTATTCTGATGGTTGGGGCGGGGCTTCTGATCAAGAGTCTCCTGCGACTGGTTCAGGCCGGGACCGGTTTCAACCCACAAAATGTGCTGAGCATGGCCATCGACTTACCTCGGTCGGCATATCCACAGCCCTCCCAGCGCACCGCTTTCTATCAGCGTCTCCTCGAGCGGATGGAGAAACTGCCCGGCGTGGTGCACGCCGCCGCAACCAGCAACCTTCCGCTCGGCAAGACATCGGCTTACTTTCTGGTTCTCTTTAATGCGGAAGGGAAGCCGGCAGCAAAGAACTTCAGCGACCGATTCGCCGGCGAGTTCACCGTGAGTGCCGACTACTTCCGCGCCATGGGGATTACGCTGATCCGCGGGCGTCCGTTTACTCGGATGGATGTCGAGGGGGCCGCTCCCATTTTGATTATTAACCAGACCATGGCTCGGCGTCTGTGGCCTGATGAAGATCCCATCGGCCGGCGAATGACCGTCGCATCGGAAACCGCGCCACGGGAGATCATCGGCGTCGTGAGCGATATTAGAAACTGGGGTCTGGAGCAGGAGCCGCAGATGGAGATCTACCAGCCTGGTCTTTCCTCACTGTCCGCAGTGGCGATCAGGACTTCTTCAGACCCGCTCGCGCTCGTAGAAGTATTGCGGAAGGAGGTCAGGGCTATCGACAAAAACCTGCCTCTCTACGATGTTATGACCATGGAGCAAAGGCTGTCGAAATCCATGGCTCAGAGGCGCTTCATGCTGATCATGCTCGTGTTGTTCGCCGGTGCGGCACTGGTCCTGGCCGCAATCGGCGTCTATGGCGTGATGGCATTTGCAGTCAGCCAGCGCATTCACGAGATCGGAGTGAGAATTGCGCTCGGCGCCCAGCGCAAGGATGTCCTTCACTTGGTCATGCAGAAGGGCTCGCTCTTGATTTTGTTGGGTGTAGCCATAGGATTGGCCGTAGCTCTTGTCATGACCCGCGTCATGGTGAGCCTGCTCTACGGAGTGCGCGCCAATGACGCAGAGACGTTTATCGCAATTGCCGTCTTGCTCATCGTGGTCGCCCTGACTGCCGCCTATCTTCCGGCACGGCGGGCAACCCGGATTGACCCGATTAAGGCGTTGCGTTGCGAGTGA